The Diadema setosum chromosome 4, eeDiaSeto1, whole genome shotgun sequence genome window below encodes:
- the LOC140227937 gene encoding beta-1,3-glucosyltransferase-like translates to MHRNLLTIAALTVGLAVCCVPAVAAGTFNPYQDFSSKPHGAFNVTVDDVLFVIRSQAALPHRQWAQQVRDDIIQQTRVQELGQAEVILLHEKYGSHGQWTMLPVLPKIFREYSNKKWFFFCEEDTRVSVTGLLVLLSRFSSDEEWFFGKTLYDQEATIIHHFHNPQSEFIFPDFDAGWILSATLLSSVAARIQKETPKVDFSIDVKHELALYIWNEEGGLHLTGLPQMCAGNIDHSPLPLTADQVRQRVEEGKTKRSKSDSICVTAYPKSLPRCGSAVPGDDVLFAVKTCEKFHKDRVPVVRKTWGNFAKHLVYFSDKEDKSIPTVECGVPNTERGHCAKTFVIMEKFLSEKEYEKFKWLVIADDDTILSVAHLEQLLSCYKAENPVIVGERYGYGHVKGHGYDYVTGGGGMVFSRSAVETLISNGCKCSKIDDPDDMIIGMCAKRYDVPIAHSPLFHQARPDDYAKGLLAHQTPVSFHKHWNVDPVRVYGEWFRQSDEQSRNESHDEL, encoded by the exons ATGCATCGAAATTTACTAACTATCGCTGCCCTGACCGTCGGGCTGGCGGTGTGTTGTGTTCCCGCTGTTGCCGCAG GTACATTCAATCCCTATCAGGATTTTTCAAGTAAACCACAT GGTGCTTTCAATGTGACGGTAGATGATGTCCTGTTTGTCATTAGAAGCCAAGCCGCCTTGCCCCACCGACAATGGGCCCAGCAGGTCAGAGACGACATCATTCAGCAGACCAGGGTGCAAGAGTTG GGTCAAGCAGAAGTAATTTTGTTGCACGAAAAATATGGAAGCCATGGCCAGTGGACAATGCTGCCCGTCCTCCCCAA GATTTTCAGGGAATACAGCAACAAGAAATGGTTCTTTTTCTGCGAGGAAGATACAAGGGTCAGCGTGACAGGGCTGCTTGTCCTACTGAGCAGATTTAGCTCTGACGAG GAATGGTTCTTTGGGAAGACACTTTACGACCAGGAAGCCACAATCATCCATCACTTTCACAATCCCCAATCGGAATTCATCTTCCCGGACTTCGATGCGGGATGGATCCTGAGTGCCACGCTACTCAGCAG CGTCGCTGCAAGGATACAGAAGGAGACACCGAAAGTGGACTTCAGCATTGACGTAAAGCACGAG CTTGCTCTCTACATCTGGAATGAAGAAGGCGGGCTCCACCTGACCGGCCTCCCCCAGATGTGCGCAGGAAACATTGACCACAGTCCCCTGCCGCTGACCGCTGACCAGGTCCGGCAGAGGGTGGAGGAGGGCAAGACGAAGCGGTCCAAGTCAGACTCCATCTGTGTCACCGCCTACCCCAAGTCTCTGCCCAGATGT ggAAGTGCTGTTCCAGGAGATGATGTTCTGTTTGCGGTGAAAACTTGTGAAAAGTTTCATAAAGACAGAG TGCCCGTGGTAAGGAAGACGTGGGGAAACTTTGCAAAGCATTTAGTGTATTTCAGCGACAAAGAAGACAAATCCATACCAACTGTGGAATGTGGCGTGCCAAACACAGAGCGAG GACACTGCGCTAAGACATTTGTCATCATGGAGAAATTTCTAAGTGAAAAGGAGTATGAGAAATTCAAGTGGCTCGTTATAGCGGATGATGACACAATTCTCAG TGTGGCGCATTTGGAGCAGCTGCTGTCGTGTTACAAAGCCGAAAATCCAGTAATAGTTGGTGAGCGGTATGGATACGGGCATGTAAAGGGACACGGCTACGATTACGTCACTGGTGGAGGAGG AATGGTCTTCAGCCGGTCGGCTGTGGAGACGCTGATCTCAAACGGATGCAAGTGCAGCAAAATTGACGACCCTGATGATATGATCATTGGGATGTGCGCCAAGAGATACGATGTACCCATCGCCCACTCTCCCCTCTTTCACCAG GCCCGACCAGATGACTACGCCAAGGGTTTACTGGCCCACCAGACACCGGTCTCCTTCCACAAGCACTGGAACGTGGATCCCGTCCGGGTCTACGGGGAGTGGTTCCGGCAGAGTGACGAGCAGAGCAGAAATGAGTCCCACGATGagttatag